One stretch of Euphorbia lathyris chromosome 7, ddEupLath1.1, whole genome shotgun sequence DNA includes these proteins:
- the LOC136235489 gene encoding beta-galactosidase 5-like, with the protein METNSVSMLLIIFFTVLMTSFQLIQCTVTYDSKAIVINGRRRILISGSIHYPRSTPEMWEDLIVKAKNGGLDVIDTYVFWDVHEPSPGNYDFRGRYDLVRFIKTIQKVGLYAHLRIGPYVCAEWNFGGFPVWLKYVPGISFRTDNGPFKAAMQGFTQKIVQMMKNEKLFASQGGPIILSQIENEYGAESRALGAAGQSYVNWAAKMAVGLNTGVPWVMCKEDDAPDPVINACNGFYCDYFSPNKPYKPKLWTEAWSGWFTEFGGTVHQRPVEDLAFAVARFVQKGGSYMNYYMYHGGTNFGRSAGGPFITTSYDYDAPIDEYGLIREPKYGHLKELHKAIKLCEPALVSSDPTVTSLGTYHQAYVFSSGQRSCAAFLANYHPKSSARVMFNNMHYDLPPWSISILPDCRNAVFNTAKVGAQTSHLQMLPSGSELFSWETYDEDISSLAYNSRITTHGLLEQVNVTRDTSDYLWYLTSIDISQSEAFLRSGRWPSLSVQSAGHGLLVFINGQFSGSAFGNRENKRFTFTGPINLRAGTNRIALLSVAVGLPNVGLHYETWKTGITGPVMLNGLNQGKKDLTWQKWSYQVGLKGEAMNLVSPNGGSSVDWVQGALASSQGQALKWHKAYFNAPRGNEPLALDMSSMGKGQVWINGQSIGRYWMAYAKGDCSQCSYAGTFRPYKCQLGCGQPTQRWYHVPRSWLKPSKNLLVVFEELGGDPSKITLVKRSVASVCAAAYEHHPDIESYSTASYTEPSELHQAKVRLQCAPGQSISAIKFASFGTPTGTCGRFQEGTCHAPNTLSVIEKNCIGQERCMVSISNSNFGTDPCPNVLKRLSVEAVCSTTFTSTSPSAS; encoded by the exons ATGGAAACTAACTCAGTTTCCATGCTTTTAATCATCTTCTTTACGGTTTTGATGACGAGTTTTCAGTTGATTCAGTGTACTGTAACCTACGATAGTAAAGCCATTGTCATCAATGGTCGACGGAGAATCCTCATCTCCGGTTCTATTCACTATCCGAGAAGCACACCGGAA ATGTGGGAAGATCTTATAGTGAAGGCGAAAAATGGAGGGCTGGATGTTATTGATACTTATGTTTTTTGGGATGTTCATGAGCCTTCTCCTGGCAAT TATGATTTTAGGGGAAGATATGACCTGGTACGGTTCATCAAGACTATTCAGAAAGTGGGGCTATATGCTCATCTGCGCATTGGACCTTATGTCTGTGCGGAATGGAATTTTGG GGGATTTCCTGTTTGGCTGAAATATGTTCCTGGTATCAGCTTCAGAACTGATAATGGGCCTTTCAAG GCGGCTATGCAAGGGTTCACTCAAAAAATTGTACAGATGATGAAAAACGAGAAGCTATTCGCGTCACAAGGTGGACCGATCATCCTTTCTCAG ATCGAAAATGAGTACGGTGCAGAGAGCAGGGCTCTGGGGGCTGCTGGTCAGTCATATGTAAACTGGGCTGCAAAAATGGCGGTTGGGTTAAATACAGGAGTTCCATGGGTGATGTGCAAGGAAGATGATGCTCCAGATCCTGTG ATAAATGCATGTAATGGATTTTACTGTGATTATTTCTCTCCCAACAAACCTTACAAACCTAAACTGTGGACTGAAGCTTGGAGTGGCTG GTTTACAGAATTTGGTGGCACTGTCCATCAGCGACCAGTTGAAGATTTGGCATTTGCAGTTGCTCGTTTTGTACAAAAGGGCGGTTCATATATGAATTACTACATG TACCATGGAGGAACCAATTTTGGGCGCTCTGCTGGAGGCCCATTTATTACAACTAGTTATGACTATGATGCCCCAATTGATGAATATG GTTTGATCAGGGAACCTAAATATGGTCATCTGAAAGAGCTTCACAAAGCTATTAAGCTATGCGAACCTGCTTTGGTTTCCTCAGATCCTACCGTAACTTCATTAGGAACCTACCATCAG GCTTATGTATTTTCGTCTGGTCAGAGAAGCTGTGCTGCTTTTCTTGCTAATTACCATCCGAAATCTTCTGCTAGGGTGATGTTCAATAATATGCACTATGATTTGCCTCCTTGGTCCATTAGCATCCTTCCTGATTGCAGGAATGCAGTATTTAACACTGCAAAG GTTGGAGCTCAAACTTCACATTTGCAGATGTTGCCATCTGGCTCTGAGTTATTCTCTTGGGAGACTTATGATgaagatatttcttctctagcgTATAATTCAAGGATAACAACTCATGGGCTTTTGGAGCAAGTAAATGTCACTAGAGATACTAGTGACTATCTGTGGTACTTGACCAG TATTGACATTAGCCAGTCAGAAGCATTTCTAAGAAGTGGAAGATGGCCTAGTCTCAGTGTGCAGTCAGCGGGTCATGGTCTTCTTGTTTTCATCAATGGGCAGTTTTCAG GATCAGCCTTTGGAAACAGAGAGAACAAGAGATTCACATTTACAGGGCCAATTAACTTACGTGCTGGAACAAATAGAATTGCATTACTCAGTGTAGCTGTTGGGTTACCG AATGTTGGGTTGCACTATGAGACGTGGAAAACTGGTATCACGGGTCCAGTTATGCTGAATGGCCTGAACCAAGGAAAGAAAGACCTAACATGGCAGAAATGGTCTTACCAG GTTGGTCTAAAAGGAGAGGCAATGAATCTCGTGTCTCCAAATGGTGGATCATCTGTTGATTGGGTCCAAGGGGCCCTAGCTTCTAGCCAAGGGCAGGCATTGAAGTGGCACAAG GCGTACTTCAATGCACCTAGGGGGAATGAGCCATTAGCTTTGGATATGAGCAGCATGGGAAAGGGTCAGGTTTGGATCAACGGACAGAGCATTGGGAGATACTGGATGGCTTATGCAAAGGGTGACTGCAGCCAATGCAGTTATGCTGGGACATTCAGACCTTACAAATGCCAACTTGGTTGCGGCCAACCTACACAGCGATGGTATCATGTTCCAAGGTCTTGGTTAAAGCCATCGAAAAATCTGTTAGTTGTTTTCGAAGAGCTTGGTGGAGATCCATCAAAGATAACTCTTGTGAAGAGATCAGTTGCAAGTGTTTGCGCCGCTGCCTATGAACACCACCCAGATATAGAGAGTTATAGTACAGCTAGCTATACTGAACCATCAGAGCTTCACCAGGCTAAGGTCCGCTTGCAGTGTGCACCAGGGCAGTCCATATCAGCTATAAAATTTGCAAGTTTTGGTACTCCTACGGGAACCTGCGGAAGATTTCAGGAAGGAACTTGTCATGCACCAAACACACTTTCTGTTATAGAGAAG AATTGCATTGGGCAAGAGAGGTGTATGGTTTCCATATCCAACAGTAACTTTGGTACTGACCCATGTCCGAATGTGTTGAAGAGGCTATCGGTTGAAGCTGTTTGTTCTACTACTTTTACGAGCACTTCACCTAGTGCAAGTTAA